The Meiothermus sp. genome segment GTAGACGTGGAACCTGGCGATTACCGTCGCTACTACGCGGGAGTACGCGATGCCATCTGGGAGAAGGGGCCCAACCCGGTGCCGCCCGAGCAGGCCGTGCGGCTGATGGAGCTGCTCGAGGCCGCCATACAAAGCGCCGCAGAACGCCGGGAGATTTCCCTGGGGGTGGAAGAATGAACCTGGAACAAGACCTGAAGGTGCTTGCTGAACAGGAGGCCCGCCTGCGCTTCGAACAGTTCAATGCTGCGACCGCCTGGGTGTTGGGACAGCAACTCAAATTGGCGGCTGAGCAGCTCCATAGCGCCATTGCGATGGATATTAGCTTCTTTGGACAGCCGCTCTTTTTTTATGCCATGCCGGGCGCTACCCCCGACAACGCCGAATGGATACGGCGCAAGCGCAATGTGGTGCAGCGTTTTCACCGCAGCTCCTATGCGGTGGGCCTCATGCTGAAGCACAAAGAGGTCGGTCTCGAGGAGCGTGGCCTGGACGCGCGCGATTTTGCTGTCCACGGCGGTAGCTTTCCTATCTTTGTAAAAGGGGTGGGTTGCCTGGGGGCCATTACGGTCTCGGGGTTGCCGCAGCGCGAAGACCACGAGCTGGTGGTGGAGGTACTGGCCAACTACCTGGGTGTCCCCTACGAGGAGCTGGCCCTCGACCCATGAGCGGCATGGGTTCCATCCGCTTTGGTAGGGAGATGCTCCGGCACTGGCCGCTTGACCCAGCCATCACCTACCTCAACCACGGCACGGTGGGCGCCACCCCCAAAAAAGTTCTAGCCGAACAGCAAGCCCTGCGGGAGGAGATGGAGCGACAGCCCGCGCGTTTTTTGCTCCGGGAGCTGTCGGCCCTGTCGGGCGCCTCGAGTCGCCCGGTGCCCCGGTTGCGCGAAGCCGCCGAGGCGGTGGCCCGGTTTGTGGGCGCTAGAGGCCAGGATCTGGTGTTTGTCGACAACGCCACCACCGGGGTCAATGCGGTGCTGTGTTCCCTGGATTTGCGGCCAGGGGACGAAATTCTGATTACCAACCTGGCCTATGGCGCGGTGGCGAACGCAGCCCGCTTTGTGACCGAGCGGGCTGGGGCCCGCTTGGTGATGGTGGAGTTGCCATTTCCGCTCTCCAATCGGGCGCAAACTGTATCGGCTTTTGCAGAAGCCCTAACCCCCCGCACCCGTCTGGCCATCCTTGATCACATTACCTCCGAAACTGCCCTGGTGCTGCCGCTGGCCGAGATGGCGGCTTGCTGCCGGGCGGCTGGGATACCGGTGCTGGCTGATGGTGCCCATGCGCCGGGGGCCATACCGCTGGACATTCCCAGCCTGGGCGTGGACTACTACACCGGCAACCTGCACAAGTGGGCCCTGGCCCCCAAGGGCTGCGGATTTTTGTGGGCTGCCCCGGAACGTCAGCCAGACCTTCACCCGCCCGTAATTTCCTGGGGTCTGGGGCAGGGCTTCACCCAGGAGTTCGACTGGGTGGGCACCAAAGATCCCACACCTTATCTGTCCGCGCCAGCAGCCCTGGATTTGCTTCGGGAATGGGGCTTGGCGGCCATACGCGACTACAATCACCGCCTCGCCTGGCAAGCGGCCCTGATGCTCACAAGCCGATGGGGATTTGAACCTCCCGCGCCCGAGGCGATGGTCGGGTGTATGGTTACCGTGCCCCTGCCTGGGTCTTTGGGAAAAACCCGCGAGCAGGCAGCCCGGTTGCAGTACGCCCTCTTGTACGAGCACCGGCTCGAGGCCCCCATTCTGTGCCGGGATGAGCGCTTGTGGGTGCGGATCTCAGCCCAGGTCTATAACGAGCTCGAGGATATTGAGCGCCTGGCCCGTGCCGTCGAGAACTATCGGTAACTGGAAACGCCCGCAATGGCTCCTGCGGGCGTTTGGCTGGCGGAGTGGGAGGGATTCGAACCCTCGATACAGGAAACCCGTATACACGCTCTCCAGGCGTGCCCCTTCAACCACTCGGGCACCACTCCAGGATGTGCTGTACCTGCCAGAGCAGGCAAGCCTGAGTGTACAGGGCGGTATAAGGAGCGTCAAGCTGGGCTGCGTTATACTCTGGGCGTGCGTTTACTTGCTGTCTTTCCTCATCCCGACGACGAAATAGGGGTTTCCGGTACCCTGGCCAAGCACGTCTTGCGCGGCGACGCGGCCAAGATTCTCTGGCTCACCCGAGGGGAGCTGGCCAGCCAGTTTGGCGATACGCCCCCCGAAGAGGTAGCCCGCATCCGCGAGGGACACGGTCATGCGGTGGCTAAAATGATTGGCGCAGAGGCTGAGTTCCTAAATTTTGCCGACTCGAGCCTGACCGGTGGCCGCGAAGAGGCCCTGGCCATAGCTCGGGTGGTAGCGAGCTGGAAGCCTGATGTGGTGGTGACCTGGAACCCCCATGATGTGCACCCCGACCACCGGGCGGCCTACTGGGCCACCCTCTCGGCGCTCAAGTTTTGCCGCATTCCCAAACTGGTGGGCGAACCGTACCGCAAGCCCGTGCGCTTGCTGCACTACTACCGCAGCGATATTCCAAGACCTGTGGTCTATGTGGACGTGGGTGAAGAGGGTCAGGCGGTAGCCGACCGGGTCTTTGGCTTTTATCGCGACTTCTACCAATGGGAGTACAGCCTGGAGGCATTCAGGGCGAATCGCTCGAGGCTGGGGGCTGAGGTTTCAGTAAAGTTTGCGGAGCGTTTTCAGGCAGAGGCTCCGCTGGCTCATCCTTTTCTGGGTTGAGCTCTTCCACTTCAAAGCTACCCCGTGGGCTGGTGAAGGTATAGGCAGCAAAAGCGGCAATGAGGGTCAGGGGTAGCAGGCTATAACCCCCAATTTCACCTGCCAGCACCACCGCTGCAAAGGGTGCGCGGGCGATGCCTGCTAACAGGGAGGCCATGCCCACCAGGGCGGCGGTTTCGGGAGAGGGTGCGATGGAGGTAAAAATCTGGCCCAGCAGCTGCGCCAGAATTAGCCCGCTAAGGCCGCCCAGGGTTAGGGCCGGGGTGAGCTGCCCGCCGTAGGCCCTTACGCCGCCACCCAGAATCAGCAAGGCGAGCTGCACCAGGAAGAGCAACCCCAGGAAAGGCAACGTCAGAATAGGAGACGTGCCAAGCTGAACCCAGGGCAGTCCGCTACCGATGGCCTCCGGCATCAAAAGCAAGACCCCCGCCAGCACCAGCCCGAAGAGGGCATGGCGTACCCCGAAGGTGAGACGCCGCAAAAAGCGTTGTAGAAACCGCTCGGCCTCGAGCCACAGGGTGCCCACTCCAGCACACACCAGACCAATCGCCAGGCCAAAGAAAAGCTGCGGCCACTCCAGCGGCCCCGGGGGCAACTCGAGCAGCGGTCCATACCCGTGAAAAAGCCCGTAAACCGTAAATCCGGCCAGGGCTCCAATCAGTGCTGGAGCCAGAGCACCGACCTCGAGAGCCAACCCCCGGTAGACAATCTCGCTGGCCAGGAGTGCGCCGGCCATGGGCGCATGGAAGGCCGAGGCAAACCCCGCCGCCATGCCCGCAAAGGGCAGAAACCGACTCGACTCGCCCAGCGGGATGCGCCGCCCCATCACGCTGCCAACCCACAGGCCCAGCGCGGCCATGGGCCCCTCGCGGCCCAGGGGGGAACCCGCGCCAAGCTGTACCAGCGAACCGATGATGCCCCGAAAATACTCGCTGGCCCGTACCGGGCGCCCCGCGCGGTAGGCTGCCAAAAGCCAGCCCAGCCCCCGGCCCGAGCCCAGGTAGCTCGAGGCGGCGAACACCAGCGGCAACAACAAGGCCAGCCACCAGAAGGCAGGCCCGCGAAAAATCTGGGAAAGGCCGCCCTCGCCCGGCAGGCCGGGGGGCAGGTAACCCAGGGTTTCGCCCAGCAGATAGCGCTCGATTACCCCCAGCACGAACACAAACCCGGCGGCAAAAACCCCGGTCAGGGCCCCCACAAAAGCGCTGTACAGGATAAGCGCACCGATCTGCATAAAAATCCCGGCACAACGGCCGACTACCAGGATTGTACTTGGGAAACCGGCGTTCCGCGGGTGATGCGGGGTGCTTCCAGCCCCAGCACCCGGTAACCGTTGCGCGTAGCAGCCCGCACCAGTACCCGGGGGTCTACCCGCTCCCACAAAAAGAGTGCCTCGTTTCGCACGTCCAGGTCAGGGCTGCTGCTGCGCGAGTCGGTACCCAGGGCGGGCTCGAGGCGATGTTTGAGGTACAGTGCCCAGGGCATCTGGCCGCAGGCCAGGCCCTCGTTGCTGCGCGGACAGGCGACCACCTTCGTACCCGACTGGGCCAGCATCTGCACCTCTTCTTCGTCCACCCGCACCCCATGCACCACCGTCAGGTGCGGCCCCAGCACCCCGAGTTCGGCCAGGTAGCGCACGGGCGTGAGGCCGGGGGGGTTCTCGTAGGCCGCAAATCCATACTGCAACGGAATTTCCTGCAAAGGGCCGGTGCCCTGGGTCATCAGTAGGGTTTCATCGGGGCTTTCGGCCACGTGCATTTGCAGGGGGAAGCCCTCGAGCCGGGCAATCTCGACCAGCTTTTTGAGCAGGGCCGGGCTCACGTTGTAAGGTGTGTGCGGTGAAAGCCCCACCCTGACGGCGCCGTTTCGTTTGCGCCACTTCGTCAAGCGATGGGCAACCCGGCGGGCTACTTCGTCGGCCTGGGCTGGGTTGCGCTGGATGACCTCGAGGTAAGCCACCCCAGGCAGGGGGCTATGCTCCAGCAGCCACTCCACAATTTCGGGCCTGTATACGATGTCCCCAAACCCCCCCACGCGCAAGGTTTGAAGCTCGTTCAGACCCTGTAAGGCTGCCTCCTCGGTGCGCTTTGAACCGTGGTCAATCACGTGCTTGATGAAGTCGGTGTAGCTGCCGCGAAAATAGGGAACCGCGGTCAGATCCAGGTGGGTATGGGCGTTGACCACCGGCGGCGTGAGGGCTTTGCCCTTATGAACGAGGGGTGCTTGGGGATAGGTTTTTCGCAAATCGGTCAGGGGGCCTGTGGCCGCGATGTGCTGGCCCACCACCACCAGGCCGCCATTTAGCATGGGCGTACCGAAACCGACGTAGACCACCTCGGCAGTCCAGATTTCAGGTGCAAGAATCAGGGTTTCCTCCCGTGTGTCCAAGGCTAAAGGCTCCAGGCCAAAAGCTCAAAAAAGCCGATGGTCAATGGTCTGCGACCGAGTATTCGCGGAATCTGCAGCATGAGCAGCGCCCGACCAACCCCTTCGCTATCAGCCCATCCGCTCCAGCACATAGCGGTTGGGGCCGCGCAGAAAGTCTATGGCATGGTAGCCCTGGGCGAAGTAGTGCCCGAACAGTTCTCGGCTGTGCAAGCGCCACTGGTTGGCCAGGCCTGGGTCGGTCTTTAAAATGTGCCCCCAATCCTGGGGGATTTGCACCAGAATCTGCCGTTCGGACAGATCCAG includes the following:
- a CDS encoding heme-degrading domain-containing protein, which translates into the protein MNLEQDLKVLAEQEARLRFEQFNAATAWVLGQQLKLAAEQLHSAIAMDISFFGQPLFFYAMPGATPDNAEWIRRKRNVVQRFHRSSYAVGLMLKHKEVGLEERGLDARDFAVHGGSFPIFVKGVGCLGAITVSGLPQREDHELVVEVLANYLGVPYEELALDP
- a CDS encoding aminotransferase class V-fold PLP-dependent enzyme, yielding MSGMGSIRFGREMLRHWPLDPAITYLNHGTVGATPKKVLAEQQALREEMERQPARFLLRELSALSGASSRPVPRLREAAEAVARFVGARGQDLVFVDNATTGVNAVLCSLDLRPGDEILITNLAYGAVANAARFVTERAGARLVMVELPFPLSNRAQTVSAFAEALTPRTRLAILDHITSETALVLPLAEMAACCRAAGIPVLADGAHAPGAIPLDIPSLGVDYYTGNLHKWALAPKGCGFLWAAPERQPDLHPPVISWGLGQGFTQEFDWVGTKDPTPYLSAPAALDLLREWGLAAIRDYNHRLAWQAALMLTSRWGFEPPAPEAMVGCMVTVPLPGSLGKTREQAARLQYALLYEHRLEAPILCRDERLWVRISAQVYNELEDIERLARAVENYR
- a CDS encoding PIG-L deacetylase family protein; its protein translation is MRLLAVFPHPDDEIGVSGTLAKHVLRGDAAKILWLTRGELASQFGDTPPEEVARIREGHGHAVAKMIGAEAEFLNFADSSLTGGREEALAIARVVASWKPDVVVTWNPHDVHPDHRAAYWATLSALKFCRIPKLVGEPYRKPVRLLHYYRSDIPRPVVYVDVGEEGQAVADRVFGFYRDFYQWEYSLEAFRANRSRLGAEVSVKFAERFQAEAPLAHPFLG
- a CDS encoding chloride channel protein; amino-acid sequence: MQIGALILYSAFVGALTGVFAAGFVFVLGVIERYLLGETLGYLPPGLPGEGGLSQIFRGPAFWWLALLLPLVFAASSYLGSGRGLGWLLAAYRAGRPVRASEYFRGIIGSLVQLGAGSPLGREGPMAALGLWVGSVMGRRIPLGESSRFLPFAGMAAGFASAFHAPMAGALLASEIVYRGLALEVGALAPALIGALAGFTVYGLFHGYGPLLELPPGPLEWPQLFFGLAIGLVCAGVGTLWLEAERFLQRFLRRLTFGVRHALFGLVLAGVLLLMPEAIGSGLPWVQLGTSPILTLPFLGLLFLVQLALLILGGGVRAYGGQLTPALTLGGLSGLILAQLLGQIFTSIAPSPETAALVGMASLLAGIARAPFAAVVLAGEIGGYSLLPLTLIAAFAAYTFTSPRGSFEVEELNPEKDEPAEPLPENAPQTLLKPQPPASSDSP
- a CDS encoding amidohydrolase family protein: MLNGGLVVVGQHIAATGPLTDLRKTYPQAPLVHKGKALTPPVVNAHTHLDLTAVPYFRGSYTDFIKHVIDHGSKRTEEAALQGLNELQTLRVGGFGDIVYRPEIVEWLLEHSPLPGVAYLEVIQRNPAQADEVARRVAHRLTKWRKRNGAVRVGLSPHTPYNVSPALLKKLVEIARLEGFPLQMHVAESPDETLLMTQGTGPLQEIPLQYGFAAYENPPGLTPVRYLAELGVLGPHLTVVHGVRVDEEEVQMLAQSGTKVVACPRSNEGLACGQMPWALYLKHRLEPALGTDSRSSSPDLDVRNEALFLWERVDPRVLVRAATRNGYRVLGLEAPRITRGTPVSQVQSW